The following are encoded in a window of Congzhengia minquanensis genomic DNA:
- a CDS encoding histidine phosphatase family protein has translation MKFYITRHGQVAPKENYGDAQFPAGDPPLTELGRAQASRLGDYMRHIGFRGPLYTSPYARTMETAEIIADKTGSKIIPTAFMREILKSEWVPGTFHGMRLEQIQKRFRHVDASAGLPYPWWSPHSDTEEDVFARVSKGFSELNPQEDAMFVGHGASAGHLIHFLNIPKKSGRNLCNCSLSILDTEDSKNSLYFDTAHLPYKMVGMNTVMLSDLDGEKMKIIMKRGINVPKELSASNSLKLLHIGDTSSFTYPYYHELILKVKPDIILHTGDMVDEVKAGRMIGTREEYEAGLIQIADILKNSGAKEIYVVPGNNDLPELIKKHAPFAKVLAPDTQLKIGGITCTVAHAWYEVKTKSEWYFYGHGTSGEPWKPEQNDKNSVCHFNAVWGPKAFLLPERKLYEFSRPEDLEL, from the coding sequence ATGAAGTTTTATATCACCCGGCACGGCCAGGTAGCGCCGAAAGAAAACTACGGAGACGCGCAGTTCCCGGCAGGCGATCCTCCACTGACGGAACTGGGCCGCGCGCAGGCGTCGCGGCTGGGAGACTATATGCGTCACATTGGGTTTCGCGGCCCGCTTTACACCTCACCCTATGCCAGAACAATGGAAACCGCAGAAATCATTGCGGACAAAACAGGCTCAAAAATTATTCCCACTGCGTTCATGCGGGAAATTTTGAAGTCAGAGTGGGTTCCGGGAACATTTCACGGCATGCGGTTGGAGCAAATTCAAAAACGGTTTCGCCATGTGGACGCAAGCGCAGGTCTTCCTTATCCGTGGTGGAGTCCTCATTCCGATACTGAGGAAGACGTTTTTGCGCGTGTAAGCAAGGGGTTTTCGGAATTGAATCCCCAGGAGGATGCAATGTTCGTGGGACACGGCGCTTCGGCAGGGCATTTAATTCATTTTTTGAACATTCCGAAAAAAAGCGGACGCAATTTGTGCAATTGCAGTCTTTCTATTTTAGACACGGAAGACTCAAAAAACTCTCTGTATTTTGACACGGCGCACTTGCCGTACAAAATGGTGGGCATGAACACCGTTATGCTGTCAGACTTGGACGGGGAGAAAATGAAAATAATTATGAAGCGCGGAATCAATGTGCCAAAAGAGCTTTCCGCTTCCAACTCCTTAAAGCTGCTCCACATTGGGGATACATCGTCCTTTACATATCCATATTATCATGAACTGATTTTAAAAGTGAAGCCCGACATCATTCTACACACAGGCGATATGGTGGACGAGGTAAAAGCGGGCAGAATGATTGGCACAAGGGAGGAGTATGAAGCCGGATTGATTCAAATTGCAGACATATTAAAAAATTCCGGCGCAAAAGAAATTTACGTTGTGCCCGGAAATAACGATTTGCCGGAACTTATTAAAAAACATGCGCCCTTTGCGAAAGTGCTGGCACCGGACACGCAGCTGAAAATCGGCGGCATTACCTGCACCGTGGCCCACGCCTGGTATGAGGTAAAAACCAAAAGTGAGTGGTATTTTTATGGTCACGGCACGAGCGGAGAGCCGTGGAAGCCGGAACAAAACGACAAAAACAGCGTTTGCCATTTCAACGCAGTTTGGGGGCCAAAGGCATTTTTGCTGCCGGAGAGAAAATTATAT